The genomic interval ttttaattagaaatcacatatttttcatacaaaataaatatgttgaTTGAAATAAGATTAAATGTCACtcaagttttatatatttgattcaattaatcATGTGAAATCAAATGTTTCTATAAAGTGTTGACTAAATATTAAGACCTATTATTTCACATGACACATATTTTTGAATCTTAATTAAATTCCAAACCAAAATAATAGCATATCAATTTTTGTTATGAGAAAATTagtaacataaattttttaatttcttatatgcaaAATATGGTATTCTAAGAATTGATgataacaattttctttatgTAAACTTTTTgtgcttaaaatattatgaagTAATAAGCTTTCTTGATTAATTATGTATGTTGGTACGAAGTTAACCTTTTTTCCTGGTTTTCtctaaatttatgttttgtattaaattaagATGGAAGAGTTTTATGCACTTCAAcatcaaaatatgaaataaataaacgtCAAATTTACTTAATTGCAATGtcattttgttataaaaatcttatttttataaaaaatataaatgatgaaattctaattctaaaatccatataaaaagaacaaattcatattgaataattaaaacatttatacgTTTACTTGACAAAATAATAACCATACATGAATTTAAAGATTTTATGTGAAACTAtatggatattttattttcctattaatTTCATTGGATATATGAgtacttttttattatgttatgaaaggcatatattaattatttgtatcaTATTAGCATTTGGAAAACAATGACTTAATCATCATCCATGCACAccaattttcaaacaaattgaaaattctGTTTGATAAATTTACAAGAGTTCAcactgaaaaacaaaaaaaggttGTTTGAATCCTTTGAATTCAACGATGAAATATctcaaattgtttaacaaccttttaaaattgatttcaatCTATGATAATATTTCTCCATCCTCTTTTCAGGAAATAGAGGTTGACAGATTAATGGAATggttaattaattaagattaagATTAAGAGAATGTAAATAATCATATTCGTATGCTCTTTGTCTTATTCTTAATCTACACTGATAAGTTGTTTTCACCAATCTTTGTTTTGGATATACATTCTCGTGTCATTATCACTACAATCTAAAAAATAACAACTTAACCTTGTAAcatgtcaaatttaaaaaaaaaataaaaataaacaacatagtCATGCTCATTCTTCTTTTTAACATCTTTCAACTCAAAATCCATCATCACTTAAAAAAAACAGGTTAATTACAAaagttatcaattttttttgcctaatttagtaaaaataattttgtatttattttatactaaaacacaaattgaaatttaattaataattttattttttttttcttttggttttcaGGAATGATTATGATTTAACAGAACTATGATCACCGTTTTCAGCTTTACTTCCACTTTTGTTTAAACCAACCTGCAAAATTCGTTGTTCCGTTTCTTCACAATTTCAATTGCTTCTGTCGCATCGCATCACATTGCTTGTTGCATGTTCGTGTTTCGCGACGACGGCGATGATGACGGCGTTTGAGTCTCACGCGATTCCTCTCCTCCTCTTACTGTTACTAACTCCGATCAATGCCTCTATCCACGACTACTCCAACGAGGCCTTCACCCACCGCTCCGACGCCTTCTTCTTCCACGGGGGCAGCGAAGCGCTCTTGGCCAAATCCTTCATCAGGTCTAGGTCCCCTTCACTCGCTCACTCTCTCATTTCTAGGGTTAGTTATGCTTTCTGATTCCGTCTGATTGGATTCAGGTTCGAAACGGTCACGTTTACACGTCCGCGTGAATCCGCAATCTCGCAGGGGAGGATGCAGCAGAACACGGGGTTAGTTGAGGCCATATTGCTAGAGGTTCGGGATCGGAACCGGATCGGAGGTTCGTACCTGAAATCCGATTTGATCTGCTGCGATCCGAAGCTGGCTAAGGAGCGGATCTGCAACCTCGGTGAAGTGATAATCCAGAAGAACCCCGACAACCTCGAGTTGCCGAAGCGCATCAAAACCTTCTTCCAGGGAACCGATGAACAGGTCCAGATGGATACGACGACCCTTGACATCAATGCCACCGGTATGTACTACCTCTACTTCATGTTCTGCGACCCTTCCCTTAAGGGCACCACCATTCAGGGAAGGACAGTGTGGCGTAACCCTAAAGGGTATCTGCCTGGAAAAATGGCCCCTCTAATGACCCTATATGGCTTCATGTCTCTGGCTTATCTTTTACTCGGTCTTTGTTGGTTTTTGAGGTTTGTTCAGTTTTGGAAAGACATTATCCACTTGCATTATCATATCACCGCTGTTATTGCGCTGGGAATGTGTGAGATGGCTGTGTGGT from Vigna radiata var. radiata cultivar VC1973A chromosome 9, Vradiata_ver6, whole genome shotgun sequence carries:
- the LOC106774308 gene encoding transmembrane protein 87B — translated: MMTAFESHAIPLLLLLLLTPINASIHDYSNEAFTHRSDAFFFHGGSEALLAKSFIRFETVTFTRPRESAISQGRMQQNTGLVEAILLEVRDRNRIGGSYLKSDLICCDPKLAKERICNLGEVIIQKNPDNLELPKRIKTFFQGTDEQVQMDTTTLDINATGMYYLYFMFCDPSLKGTTIQGRTVWRNPKGYLPGKMAPLMTLYGFMSLAYLLLGLCWFLRFVQFWKDIIHLHYHITAVIALGMCEMAVWYFEYANFNSTGTRPMGITLWAVTFTSVKKTLSRLLLLVVSMGYGVVRPTLGGNRIAYRVLLLGLLYFVAYEALGLVEHLGNINDFSGKTKLLLVLPVVCLDSCFILWIFSSLSKTLEKLQTRRNLAKLELYRKFTNTLAVSVLLSIAWIGFELYFNATDPLNELWQIAWIIPAFWCLLSYALLLVICVLWAPSRNPTRYAYLEETGDDFDEEGISLTSSVAKITGDVAAKLERKTDLAFGEDLEEDKRE